A single region of the Fimbriimonadaceae bacterium genome encodes:
- a CDS encoding FAD-dependent oxidoreductase has translation MKVCIVGAGVSGLAAARALKQAGLESVVYEKSDIPGGRVATVEESSYLFDSGATSVAPRGKHIERAMLEELDLTDLVRVALPIFTHSSLRVIAGDSKKNAIPRYAYAKGLITLPKLLAKDLDIRFGIEVESIYRNGTKVYRVAGEDYDAVILTPPIPQVRELLASAGESRPLANTSFRSCLSICLGYRRVLPEVGYHALLDPDQRHPLTWLSLESVKCPYYAPKGCTSLVAQMSPQFSRINFENSDEQIVEPTIEFIKRLYGQDWDQPEVALVRRWRYSQPEITAMFENVNHPSARLLIAGDGVMGGRVEYAYEAGYLAAQILIEQAK, from the coding sequence ATGAAGGTCTGTATCGTTGGCGCGGGGGTATCGGGATTAGCCGCGGCACGCGCCCTTAAGCAGGCCGGCCTTGAGTCTGTGGTTTATGAAAAATCGGATATCCCCGGGGGGCGTGTCGCCACCGTGGAGGAGTCTAGCTACCTTTTCGATTCTGGGGCGACCTCGGTCGCTCCTCGAGGCAAGCACATCGAAAGAGCGATGCTTGAGGAGCTTGACCTCACAGATCTCGTCCGCGTCGCGTTGCCGATCTTCACTCACTCGTCCTTGCGAGTTATCGCAGGCGACTCCAAAAAGAACGCGATCCCTCGGTATGCGTATGCGAAGGGGCTTATCACTCTGCCCAAGCTCCTGGCGAAGGACCTGGATATCCGATTTGGCATCGAGGTTGAGTCGATTTATCGCAACGGGACCAAGGTTTACCGAGTGGCAGGGGAGGACTATGACGCCGTCATTCTCACGCCCCCTATTCCACAGGTGCGAGAGCTGCTAGCTTCGGCGGGAGAGAGTCGCCCTTTGGCGAATACGTCGTTCCGGTCGTGCTTGAGCATCTGCCTCGGATACCGAAGAGTGCTGCCAGAAGTGGGCTATCACGCGCTCCTCGACCCCGATCAGCGACACCCGCTTACCTGGCTCAGCCTGGAGTCTGTGAAGTGCCCCTATTATGCGCCCAAGGGGTGTACGTCTTTGGTCGCGCAGATGAGCCCACAATTCAGCCGAATCAATTTCGAGAACTCCGACGAGCAGATCGTCGAGCCGACGATTGAGTTCATCAAGCGCTTGTATGGGCAGGATTGGGATCAGCCGGAGGTGGCTCTCGTTCGGCGTTGGCGCTATAGCCAGCCGGAGATAACGGCGATGTTTGAGAATGTGAATCATCCCTCAGCGCGGCTGCTCATCGCGGGCGACGGAGTGATGGGGGGGCGTGTGGAGTACGCCTATGAGGCGGGATATCTTGCGGCTCAAATTCTTATCGAGCAGGCAAAATAA
- a CDS encoding MFS transporter, producing the protein MFRSRALSIRPFRLLLIGQLVSFFGDTMYYVLFLFMVKKMTGSNTMVGLIGAAESLPFLIFSAYAGVVADKFDRRKIMLIADLAPFAILAMFAVVIATMGTPPIWLLFVVAPCLSIATAFMLPARSAAMPRLVPKEHLLEANAIFAMFRNIVPMASLALSATVLSALWGVSQKWFFLTAVTVNGLTFLISTLYTRQLPTIVPEGAAVKHPLAEFVEGIRYLKSRSELMMLLYLSVLTSLIFAPFMVTYVAANDEWFGGKPGTLAFCELSYFAGMVLGSALVSRLKLVRVGMSFIWGIAAIGVTIAAMAFSKNIYMFAFWNLAAGIIMPVFQIPINTYSQLTVPDNFRGRVNSCFSMLGMGVMPVGQILGGAIIQAIGLAVTFLIMGLSSVATGLLGYTSKPFRTTVLPETESIGTDPESEKLASTPLEPSTAEAS; encoded by the coding sequence ATGTTTCGATCCCGCGCATTATCCATACGCCCATTTCGTTTACTGCTGATCGGCCAGCTTGTGTCGTTTTTTGGCGACACGATGTACTATGTCCTGTTCCTCTTCATGGTCAAGAAGATGACGGGCTCGAACACAATGGTCGGCCTTATCGGTGCGGCCGAGTCGTTGCCGTTTCTGATTTTCAGCGCCTATGCAGGTGTGGTTGCCGACAAGTTCGACCGGCGAAAAATCATGCTCATTGCGGACCTCGCGCCGTTTGCAATTCTCGCCATGTTCGCGGTGGTCATCGCAACCATGGGCACTCCGCCCATTTGGCTGCTGTTTGTCGTTGCGCCATGTTTGTCTATCGCCACTGCATTTATGCTCCCGGCCCGAAGCGCAGCGATGCCGCGATTGGTGCCCAAAGAGCATTTGCTGGAGGCGAACGCGATCTTTGCGATGTTCCGAAACATCGTGCCGATGGCGAGCCTGGCTTTGTCAGCGACGGTTCTAAGCGCACTGTGGGGTGTGTCGCAAAAGTGGTTCTTCCTCACTGCGGTGACGGTAAACGGCCTGACGTTCTTGATCTCCACGCTCTACACAAGGCAGTTGCCGACGATCGTGCCTGAAGGCGCCGCCGTCAAGCATCCGCTCGCCGAATTCGTAGAGGGCATCCGCTACCTCAAGAGTCGCAGCGAACTCATGATGCTGCTGTATTTGAGTGTGCTCACAAGCCTCATTTTCGCGCCGTTTATGGTCACCTACGTGGCTGCAAACGACGAATGGTTTGGCGGCAAACCGGGGACTCTTGCCTTCTGCGAGCTGTCCTACTTTGCCGGGATGGTTCTTGGCAGCGCACTGGTGAGCAGGCTGAAACTGGTAAGGGTAGGGATGTCGTTTATCTGGGGCATCGCCGCAATTGGTGTGACGATTGCCGCAATGGCTTTCTCGAAGAACATATACATGTTTGCGTTCTGGAATCTTGCGGCAGGCATCATCATGCCGGTCTTCCAAATTCCCATCAACACCTATTCGCAGCTGACAGTCCCCGACAACTTCCGGGGCCGTGTCAACAGTTGCTTTAGCATGTTGGGGATGGGTGTCATGCCCGTGGGACAGATTCTCGGCGGCGCGATCATCCAAGCGATAGGCCTTGCCGTCACATTCTTGATCATGGGGTTATCGTCTGTTGCCACCGGTCTGTTGGGCTATACATCCAAGCCGTTCAGGACCACGGTTTTGCCCGAAACCGAGTCTATAGGGACGGATCCTGAGTCTGAGAAGTTGGCGTCAACGCCGCTTGAACCAAGTACCGCAGAAGCCTCCTAA
- a CDS encoding creatininase family protein, producing the protein MKLAEMTWKEVDAISRDVVVLIPTGSLEQHGPHLTLFTDSLLATSAGEAVERNLPSKVLLTPTLWLGASGHHLKFSGTLSASFEAYMGAIESVVESLIPHGFHKFYVINGHGGNTEPNGMVMRTLKARHPEMTFGHSGYFGFIKPEDCAAVMEGPLKHIKHSCEAEVSLIMHLHPDRVRPDQLRNDGLKSSPSLQGVIHHFDEMTEEGSLGYAKLGTAEKGRKLFELAIVGATKEIETIADGYVLVQDFTP; encoded by the coding sequence ATGAAACTTGCTGAAATGACTTGGAAAGAGGTCGATGCGATCTCACGCGACGTGGTTGTTCTGATCCCTACTGGATCGCTTGAGCAGCACGGCCCTCATCTGACCCTGTTTACCGACTCGCTTTTGGCGACTTCGGCGGGTGAGGCGGTTGAACGCAATCTTCCCAGCAAAGTCTTGCTAACGCCGACGCTGTGGCTGGGCGCTTCGGGGCATCATCTCAAGTTCTCGGGGACGTTAAGCGCGTCGTTTGAAGCGTACATGGGGGCGATTGAGAGTGTTGTGGAGTCGCTCATCCCTCACGGGTTCCACAAGTTTTACGTGATCAATGGGCACGGGGGAAACACGGAACCGAACGGGATGGTGATGCGCACTTTGAAGGCGCGGCACCCAGAGATGACTTTTGGCCACTCGGGCTACTTCGGGTTTATTAAGCCTGAGGATTGTGCGGCGGTGATGGAGGGGCCACTCAAGCACATCAAGCACTCCTGCGAAGCAGAGGTCAGTCTGATCATGCACCTGCATCCGGATCGCGTCCGCCCCGATCAGCTGCGCAACGACGGCTTGAAGTCGAGCCCGTCGCTGCAGGGCGTCATCCACCACTTTGATGAGATGACGGAAGAGGGGTCGCTCGGCTACGCCAAGCTTGGCACGGCAGAAAAGGGGCGCAAGCTGTTCGAGCTCGCCATCGTGGGCGCAACCAAAGAGATCGAAACGATCGCCGATGGCTACGTGCTTGTCCAAGACTTTACGCCTTAA
- a CDS encoding carbohydrate kinase family protein, giving the protein MLLASRHSGRFGGLILVYGTICIDQMRTIKQLPPSGGYVEILEERILLGGEAANTAYALMQWDADMRLAGNPLGLDADGRQLADLVRKSGLPMQDLQERDATTPVCDIYVTPNGERTMFGKGFATITDSLDPPSAPFAAEGWFTLDSNLRESGDDALRLAKGAGMHLYVMDILDPSIEFAATDVWQCSTDWAGVRGDVAGNLEWVRRWGDRHGCAAILTDGSNGFVAGGPGQAPKHFFPYPCPKVVDSTGAGDMFRAGMLFGLDQGWPFSQCLSFAAAAGSLKCQALGAMTYVPTLDEVQAHISAHPDVAEQYI; this is encoded by the coding sequence ATGTTACTCGCTTCGCGGCATTCGGGTAGATTCGGCGGGTTGATTCTCGTTTACGGAACGATATGTATCGACCAAATGCGCACGATTAAACAACTCCCACCGAGCGGGGGCTACGTGGAGATTCTTGAGGAGCGCATTTTACTTGGCGGCGAAGCCGCGAACACCGCGTATGCGCTGATGCAGTGGGACGCGGACATGCGTCTTGCCGGAAATCCCCTCGGGCTTGACGCGGATGGAAGACAACTTGCCGATCTTGTCCGGAAGAGCGGCCTGCCGATGCAGGACTTGCAAGAACGTGATGCGACCACGCCTGTTTGCGACATCTACGTGACGCCCAACGGCGAGCGGACAATGTTCGGGAAGGGCTTTGCCACGATCACCGACTCGCTTGATCCCCCCTCCGCGCCTTTCGCAGCGGAAGGCTGGTTCACACTTGACTCCAACTTGCGTGAATCGGGCGACGATGCCCTGCGGCTTGCAAAAGGGGCGGGGATGCACCTCTATGTGATGGACATTCTAGACCCCTCCATCGAATTTGCTGCGACCGATGTTTGGCAGTGCAGTACCGATTGGGCGGGAGTTCGGGGCGATGTCGCTGGAAACTTGGAGTGGGTTCGGAGGTGGGGGGATCGGCACGGATGTGCGGCGATTCTCACCGATGGTTCCAACGGCTTTGTCGCTGGTGGCCCCGGACAGGCTCCCAAGCACTTTTTCCCATATCCATGTCCAAAAGTCGTGGACTCCACCGGTGCGGGCGATATGTTTAGAGCGGGGATGCTGTTTGGGCTGGACCAAGGCTGGCCCTTCTCTCAGTGCTTGAGCTTTGCTGCGGCGGCGGGGAGTTTAAAGTGTCAGGCGTTGGGGGCGATGACCTACGTGCCAACTTTGGATGAAGTGCAAGCCCACATCTCAGCGCATCCTGATGTCGCTGAGCAATACATCTGA
- a CDS encoding cytochrome P460 family protein: MKIQTQTLIPAALAIVAVTIAGWGWPERGKSTTSAQKEPELLAAVREYQQWTVANKEPKVMARAIDLLCRMPTPEELKKAEQDPHYQKFIKVFVNSIGEKAMFNTLEMPPGTRISGAAFPVGSIIVKEKRIGKEGEIELFTVMRKREKGYNPECGDWEFATVDPKMAKLTSQGKIELCMSCHQEQSKFDYTFRTYFDKK; encoded by the coding sequence ATGAAAATTCAAACACAAACATTGATTCCGGCAGCGCTGGCAATAGTTGCTGTCACGATTGCAGGCTGGGGTTGGCCGGAACGAGGCAAGAGCACGACATCAGCCCAAAAAGAGCCTGAGTTGTTGGCTGCTGTCCGAGAGTATCAGCAGTGGACAGTGGCAAACAAGGAGCCAAAAGTGATGGCTCGAGCCATCGATCTTCTCTGCCGAATGCCCACTCCCGAGGAGCTAAAGAAGGCCGAACAAGATCCTCATTACCAAAAGTTCATCAAGGTCTTTGTGAACTCGATTGGGGAAAAGGCGATGTTCAACACGTTAGAGATGCCGCCCGGCACACGCATCAGTGGGGCCGCATTCCCGGTTGGTTCGATCATCGTGAAGGAAAAACGCATCGGCAAGGAAGGGGAGATCGAGCTCTTTACGGTCATGCGAAAGCGTGAGAAAGGCTATAACCCCGAGTGTGGCGACTGGGAGTTTGCGACCGTCGATCCAAAGATGGCCAAGCTCACGAGTCAGGGGAAGATTGAGCTTTGTATGTCTTGCCACCAAGAGCAATCGAAGTTCGATTACACCTTCCGGACGTATTTTGATAAGAAGTGA
- a CDS encoding Gfo/Idh/MocA family oxidoreductase codes for MEKVRIGFIGCGGIARWHFDLLSKVEGAEVVALTDPNDDMIQRAKRDFPHLANARVYCDYEHMLAEGGLDATHINTPHTQHVDQILDSFSAGLHVFTEKPFVTSVEDCHRCIQARETSGKVGGIAYQRHTQPEFIRIKREIDSGQYGEVTMVSALLSQEWKRFTTGTWRQDPALSGGGMMLDSGSHMVDILLWCTGLKAESVNAFIDNRGTPVDIDSAISVKFTNGAMGTITINGDAPNWHEDITIFCERGAFFVRDGKLTIRENDSSKLTCENLPRQTDQDRNFVDTVLGKDTIAAAFESGLRVMELSEAAYKSSEQGGAPVKVGS; via the coding sequence ATGGAAAAGGTTCGGATCGGATTCATCGGTTGCGGGGGCATCGCCCGATGGCATTTTGACCTCCTGAGCAAAGTGGAAGGCGCAGAGGTGGTCGCCCTCACCGACCCGAACGACGACATGATCCAGCGCGCCAAGCGGGATTTCCCTCACCTAGCCAACGCCCGCGTCTATTGCGATTACGAGCATATGCTCGCCGAGGGCGGGCTCGATGCCACCCATATCAACACGCCTCACACGCAGCACGTCGATCAGATTCTCGATAGCTTCAGCGCCGGACTCCATGTCTTCACCGAGAAGCCGTTTGTCACCAGCGTCGAAGATTGCCACCGGTGCATTCAGGCGCGCGAAACGAGCGGCAAAGTTGGCGGGATCGCCTATCAGCGGCACACGCAACCCGAATTCATCCGCATCAAACGGGAGATCGACAGCGGTCAATACGGCGAAGTGACGATGGTTTCCGCCCTGCTGAGCCAAGAGTGGAAGCGATTCACAACCGGCACTTGGAGGCAAGACCCGGCTCTTTCTGGCGGAGGGATGATGTTGGATTCGGGCAGCCACATGGTGGACATTTTGCTTTGGTGCACGGGCCTGAAAGCCGAGTCGGTGAATGCCTTTATCGACAATCGAGGCACGCCCGTTGACATCGATTCCGCCATCAGCGTCAAATTCACAAACGGCGCGATGGGCACGATCACCATCAATGGCGACGCGCCAAACTGGCACGAAGACATCACCATTTTCTGCGAGCGTGGGGCCTTCTTTGTGCGCGACGGCAAGTTGACTATTCGAGAAAACGACAGCAGCAAACTGACCTGCGAAAACCTTCCCCGGCAGACGGACCAAGACCGGAACTTTGTCGATACGGTGCTCGGGAAGGACACGATTGCCGCCGCATTTGAGTCAGGCCTGAGGGTGATGGAGCTTAGCGAAGCAGCGTACAAGTCATCTGAGCAGGGCGGCGCACCAGTGAAGGTCGGAAGTTAG
- a CDS encoding helix-hairpin-helix domain-containing protein, giving the protein MFSQLNTQQKFSYVVISALALGAMAFAGARQIRSTQEIKLTPIAVEEPSAATQPGPSVPVELVVDVTGEVAKPGVYKFGASDRVLDAIAKAGGSKPEADIEALNQAAPLIDGTQLYVPKRQSSDESKVAESYSGRNASAGSSYQKASRGQGSKKPKLPAPNSISINSATAAQLETLPGIGPVTAAKIIEYRKANGSFKSIDELEKVKGIGPKKLEAVRKYVRL; this is encoded by the coding sequence ATGTTTTCGCAGCTTAACACTCAGCAGAAGTTCAGTTATGTGGTGATCTCGGCATTGGCGCTTGGGGCGATGGCGTTTGCGGGAGCGAGGCAGATTCGTTCCACGCAAGAGATCAAACTAACACCCATCGCTGTGGAGGAGCCTAGTGCGGCAACGCAGCCTGGGCCAAGCGTGCCTGTTGAGTTGGTTGTGGATGTTACGGGCGAAGTCGCCAAGCCGGGAGTTTATAAGTTTGGTGCGTCGGACAGGGTGCTTGATGCCATCGCAAAGGCGGGTGGATCCAAACCGGAAGCGGACATCGAGGCGCTGAACCAGGCCGCACCGCTGATTGATGGAACTCAGCTATATGTGCCCAAGAGGCAATCCTCGGATGAATCCAAGGTTGCCGAATCCTACTCGGGAAGAAACGCGAGCGCTGGCTCAAGCTATCAAAAGGCATCACGGGGGCAAGGCTCGAAGAAGCCAAAACTCCCCGCCCCGAACTCTATCAGCATCAATTCTGCAACGGCGGCACAACTCGAAACGCTGCCGGGTATTGGGCCGGTGACAGCGGCAAAGATCATCGAATACCGCAAAGCGAACGGCTCCTTCAAGTCGATCGACGAACTGGAGAAGGTTAAAGGGATCGGGCCAAAGAAGCTGGAAGCGGTCCGCAAGTATGTCCGACTCTAA
- a CDS encoding alanine--tRNA ligase, with the protein MTASELRRKYLEFFQSKGHTLYPSGSLIPFDVTGRLDESLLFNGAGMVQFKPFFRGVAEPPSRRLTNVQKCVRTGDIEEVGNLSHLTFFEMLGNFSFGDYFKEEAIAYSWEFLTSPQWLGLDPKRLSFTVFEEDDEAYDCWAKHVSSVGIDPETRVFRLGEETNYWPAGAFSKGPPGPCGPNSEMFYWTSTDVPVPGISAGDYSREQWLHDDEVKNWLEIWNDVFIQFEWQGQLRNPERPSDGFEKSGMPNLPFKSVDTGMGLERTATVLAGLKSVYDTDVFAPIIRKIEEIGGSGEAGGHPHPEPLPRQGGGDLAASGEGDASLQPGDDRHPHPVRSAHSLPPQGGGDSTPTPQSPPPTPSSHGEGNSYPTPNPFPTTASLGQGGGYRYGTDPDKDRATRIICDHIRTACFCIADGILPGNTGRGYVLRRLIRRAVLKGQRALGFEQPFFHLVYEGVVEAMGDHYGQLTERRDVIVETLKSEEALFRRSLNLGLEVFIEHLREVARSQEFEISPATYLIATGSEEVEIDHMSLEKETSYVRRLSTVQDFKTYFEERHLDQRLEAMAPPVPILRGESAFQLYDTYGFPLEVTQELCEEAGVSVDIEGYERALKEAQERSRGASGMDSVYGGVEITFQVLIQTDDGNATPTVFRGYEETAVRAKIVGAIAVVEGAGGEAGDHPHPEPLPRQGGGDPVASGEGDAGQGADNPTPNPLPTTTSSREGGGSEETPTPQSPPPTPSSHGEGSMLIAIALDQTPFYAESGGQVSDEGTIDAGKYQFRVIDVTKQDGVWVHLTEPVNFEDDLGADMDEINASVQKLLFGLDAQARVDESRRRAIIRNHTATHLLHAALREVLGKHVTQAGSYVGPDRLRFDFTHGKALTPDELSTVERMVNEKALLASEVVIHNDVPIDIARSMGAMALFGEKYGDHVRVVEVPGYSIELCGGIHVRNTAEVGMFKILHEASAASGVRRIEAVTGEGAYDWAKHQEFILREAATLLKSNPHDLINAVQKSIDQLREERKRSERMRTQSADASQGQTVMLGEVELASQTLTDGDVKDANLIVDKLIDGHPNRVALVGLSAEGKVTFVCKVGEEAKAKGAHAGNLVKALAAIVGGGGGGRPDFATAGGRDPGKLLEAMAEAQKVVAGMVGG; encoded by the coding sequence ATGACCGCTTCCGAGCTGCGCAGGAAATATCTGGAATTTTTTCAGTCGAAGGGCCACACTTTGTACCCTTCTGGCTCGCTCATTCCGTTCGACGTGACGGGGCGTTTGGACGAGTCGCTGCTCTTCAACGGCGCGGGCATGGTGCAGTTCAAGCCGTTCTTTCGGGGCGTCGCCGAGCCCCCCAGCCGCCGACTGACGAACGTCCAAAAATGCGTCAGGACGGGCGACATTGAAGAGGTCGGAAATCTCTCTCACCTCACCTTCTTTGAGATGCTGGGCAACTTCAGCTTTGGCGACTATTTCAAGGAAGAAGCGATCGCCTACTCTTGGGAGTTTTTGACTTCGCCGCAGTGGTTGGGACTGGACCCCAAGCGGCTAAGCTTTACGGTTTTTGAAGAGGATGACGAGGCTTACGATTGCTGGGCAAAGCATGTGAGCAGCGTTGGCATCGACCCGGAAACGCGCGTCTTTCGGCTTGGCGAAGAGACCAACTATTGGCCAGCCGGAGCGTTCAGCAAAGGGCCTCCCGGACCGTGTGGTCCGAACTCGGAGATGTTCTACTGGACGTCTACCGATGTCCCCGTTCCCGGCATATCGGCAGGCGATTATTCACGCGAGCAGTGGCTTCACGACGACGAGGTGAAGAACTGGCTGGAGATCTGGAACGACGTCTTCATCCAGTTTGAATGGCAGGGGCAACTGCGCAATCCGGAGCGGCCTTCAGACGGTTTTGAGAAGTCGGGAATGCCGAACTTGCCGTTTAAGTCGGTGGATACCGGGATGGGGCTTGAAAGGACGGCGACCGTGCTTGCCGGGTTGAAATCGGTTTACGACACGGACGTTTTTGCGCCGATTATTCGGAAGATTGAGGAGATTGGGGGCAGCGGTGAAGCGGGGGGCCACCCCCACCCCGAACCCCTCCCCCGTCAAGGGGGAGGGGACCTTGCTGCGTCGGGAGAGGGTGATGCAAGTCTGCAGCCAGGCGATGATCGTCACCCCCACCCTGTTCGCTCCGCTCACAGCCTCCCCCCTCAAGGGGGAGGGGACTCAACCCCCACCCCTCAATCCCCTCCCCCTACTCCTTCGTCGCATGGGGAGGGGAATTCCTACCCCACCCCCAACCCCTTCCCCACCACGGCTTCGCTGGGGCAAGGAGGGGGCTATCGGTACGGCACCGACCCGGACAAAGACCGCGCTACCCGGATCATTTGTGACCACATCCGCACCGCATGTTTCTGTATCGCCGACGGCATTCTCCCCGGCAACACGGGTCGCGGATATGTGCTGCGGCGGCTAATCCGTCGGGCGGTGTTGAAGGGTCAGCGGGCGTTGGGGTTTGAGCAGCCGTTCTTTCACTTGGTTTATGAGGGCGTTGTGGAGGCGATGGGGGATCACTACGGTCAGCTCACCGAGCGGCGAGATGTGATTGTGGAGACGCTGAAGAGTGAGGAGGCGCTGTTTAGGCGAAGTCTAAATCTGGGGTTAGAAGTTTTCATTGAACATCTGCGAGAGGTTGCTCGCTCACAGGAGTTTGAGATTTCCCCTGCTACCTACTTAATTGCCACGGGAAGCGAAGAAGTTGAGATCGATCACATGTCTCTCGAAAAGGAGACAAGCTACGTTCGTAGGTTGAGTACAGTTCAAGACTTCAAGACATATTTTGAGGAACGTCACCTTGACCAGCGGTTAGAGGCAATGGCCCCTCCTGTTCCAATACTACGCGGCGAGTCAGCTTTCCAGCTCTACGACACCTACGGCTTCCCCCTTGAAGTCACTCAAGAGCTTTGCGAAGAAGCGGGCGTTTCCGTTGACATCGAAGGCTATGAGCGGGCGTTGAAAGAGGCTCAAGAGCGGTCGCGCGGGGCGTCGGGAATGGACTCCGTTTATGGCGGGGTAGAGATCACATTCCAAGTGCTGATTCAGACCGACGACGGCAATGCAACACCCACAGTGTTTCGGGGGTATGAGGAGACTGCGGTGCGGGCGAAGATCGTGGGGGCGATTGCGGTTGTTGAGGGGGCTGGCGGCGAGGCCGGGGACCACCCCCACCCCGAACCCCTCCCCCGTCAAGGGGGAGGGGACCCTGTTGCGTCGGGAGAGGGTGATGCAGGTCAGGGGGCAGATAACCCCACCCCCAACCCCCTCCCCACCACGACTTCGTCGAGGGAAGGAGGGGGCTCAGAAGAAACCCCCACCCCTCAATCCCCTCCCCCTACTCCTTCGTCGCATGGGGAGGGGAGCATGTTGATCGCCATCGCCCTTGACCAAACTCCGTTCTATGCCGAATCCGGTGGACAAGTCAGTGATGAAGGCACCATCGACGCCGGGAAATATCAATTCCGTGTCATAGACGTAACGAAACAGGATGGCGTGTGGGTTCATCTGACCGAGCCAGTGAATTTCGAGGACGACCTTGGCGCGGACATGGACGAAATCAACGCGAGCGTGCAGAAGCTGCTTTTTGGGCTGGACGCACAGGCACGGGTGGACGAAAGCCGACGCCGCGCTATCATTCGCAATCATACGGCGACGCATTTGCTCCATGCCGCGTTGAGGGAGGTTCTCGGAAAGCATGTCACCCAGGCGGGATCCTATGTCGGGCCGGACCGTTTGCGGTTTGACTTTACGCACGGCAAGGCCCTAACGCCGGACGAGCTTTCGACCGTCGAGCGCATGGTCAACGAGAAGGCCTTGCTGGCAAGCGAGGTGGTCATCCACAACGATGTGCCAATCGACATCGCCCGGTCGATGGGCGCGATGGCGCTCTTTGGCGAGAAGTACGGCGACCATGTGCGCGTGGTCGAGGTCCCCGGCTACAGTATTGAACTTTGCGGTGGCATCCACGTTCGCAATACCGCCGAGGTCGGCATGTTTAAGATACTGCACGAAGCAAGCGCAGCAAGTGGCGTACGGCGGATTGAAGCCGTCACCGGCGAAGGCGCTTACGACTGGGCCAAGCATCAAGAATTTATCCTGCGCGAGGCGGCGACGCTGCTCAAGAGCAACCCGCATGATCTGATCAACGCAGTGCAGAAGAGCATCGACCAACTCCGCGAAGAGCGCAAACGCTCGGAGCGAATGCGAACGCAATCCGCAGACGCAAGCCAAGGCCAAACGGTGATGCTGGGCGAGGTCGAGCTTGCCAGCCAAACGCTCACTGATGGCGACGTGAAGGACGCCAACTTGATCGTGGATAAGCTGATTGACGGGCACCCGAACCGGGTCGCGCTGGTGGGATTGAGCGCAGAGGGCAAGGTCACTTTTGTGTGCAAAGTTGGCGAAGAGGCGAAGGCGAAGGGCGCTCACGCGGGCAACTTGGTGAAGGCTTTGGCGGCAATTGTTGGCGGGGGCGGAGGCGGCCGGCCGGACTTTGCGACTGCTGGAGGCCGCGACCCTGGGAAGCTTCTGGAGGCGATGGCCGAGGCACAGAAGGTCGTGGCTGGCATGGTCGGAGGCTAA
- a CDS encoding N-acetyltransferase, translating into MIRPFEDRDAGAVTAIENYSILHSPAHFGITPITASDTLDAYHVGQGRYPWFVAEEDGRVVGFARGGPWKAREAYAPAVAVGVYVDAEYQGKGIGRQLYEELFRALREAGTFHCVIAGITLPNEASVRLHEAFGMKYIGTFPNVGYKFGKWWDTGYWVLEIGEIEVGTT; encoded by the coding sequence ATGATCCGTCCATTCGAAGACCGTGACGCCGGGGCTGTGACCGCCATCGAGAACTACTCGATCCTCCATTCTCCCGCGCACTTCGGCATTACCCCGATTACCGCATCGGATACGCTGGACGCTTATCATGTGGGGCAAGGGCGGTATCCGTGGTTTGTGGCGGAGGAGGACGGCCGGGTGGTGGGGTTTGCGCGGGGCGGGCCTTGGAAGGCGCGGGAGGCTTACGCTCCGGCTGTGGCGGTCGGAGTTTATGTGGATGCGGAGTATCAGGGGAAGGGGATCGGGCGGCAGCTTTATGAAGAGCTTTTTAGGGCACTGCGGGAGGCGGGGACGTTTCACTGTGTGATCGCGGGGATCACGCTGCCGAACGAGGCGAGCGTGCGGCTGCACGAAGCGTTCGGGATGAAGTACATCGGGACGTTTCCGAACGTTGGCTATAAGTTCGGCAAGTGGTGGGATACGGGCTATTGGGTGCTGGAGATCGGGGAGATAGAAGTAGGCACAACCTAA